The DNA window CGACCAAATTCACCGTCGATGGAGATTCCTTAATTCCTCCGTTCTCCGCGCTTGCGGGTATCGGGGAAAATGCTGCTCGTAACATCGCTGCTGCAAAAGAATTAGGCGAGTATTTATCTATTGAGGATTTCCAACAAAAATCGAAAGCAAGTAAAACCGTTGTTGAACTACTGGGCACCTTGGGATGTTTCCGCGGGCTTCCTGAAAGCAACCAGCTTTCCCTGTTTTAGGAAATGAAAATTTCACTGTTTTTTCAGTCAGGGATTGCAATTATTTGCTTCAATTAGATGGTAGTTGGGCTCTTCGCCTTTCAGGTAAAGGTCTTTTACTTGTCACTATACCGTGACTATGTTATAATTTTTATGGTAATCATGGAGATAGAACCGTTGTTAAAGAGTGGGGAAACCCACTCTTTATCTTTGGTATATAGGAAACAATTGTATGGAGGTATGTACGCTTGAGCACACCGAAGATCAAAGCGACCGTGGAAGAGATGGTTACACCATTCCTAGAAGAGAATGGCTTTGAACTGGTTGACGTGGAATATGTGAAAGAAGGAAGCAATTGGTTCTTACGTGTTTTCGTGGATAAGGACGGAGGCATCGATATCGATGACTGTGGTCGAATTAGCGAATATTTAAGTGAGAAGTTGGATGCTAATGATCCGATCTCTTCAGCTTATTTCCTGGAAGTATCTTCCCCTGGGGCGGAACGTCCGCTCAAAAAGGCAGAGGATGTAACCAAAGCCGTTGGAAGTGATGTATTTGTAACTACATATGAATCGGTTGATGGCCTGAAAGAATTTGAAGGCCGACTTCTTTCCTTCGAGAATGAGGAGCTAGTTATCCAAGTTGGGAAGAAAAGTCATGCCATTCCATATAGTAAAGTTGCGGCCGCTAGGCTGGCCATTATTTTTTAACCTGTAACTTACCAGGAACATTGAAGGGGGGAACTCGAGGCAAATGAGTATGGATTTTATCGATGCCTTGAACGAATTGGAAAGAGAGAAAGGGATCAGCAAAGATATTTTATTTGAAGCGATTGAAGCTGCACTGATCTCAAGTTACAAACGTAACTTCAACACGGCACAAAATGTACGAGTGGATATGAACAGACTTACTGGTGTAATTAAGGTTTATGCTCGTAAGCTTGTTGTTGAAGAAGTTCTTGATCCACGCACAGAAATTTCACTGCCAGCTGCTCGTGAGATTAATCCTAATTTTCAGCTTGACGACATTGCGGAGATCGAAGTAACGCCTCGTGATTTCGGACGTATTGCGGCTCAAACTGCTAAGCAAGTTGTAACGCAACGTATTCGTGAAGCGGAACGGGGACTCATCTATAATGCGTTTGTTGAGAAGGAAGAAGATATCGTAACGGGTATCGTGCAACGTCAGGATTTGCGTAATGTTTACGTGGACCTTGGCAAAGTTGAAGCACATCTTCCACTTAGTGAACTTATGCCAAACGAGAAATTTAAACATGGTGATCGGATCAAAGCATATATCACGAAGGTTGAGAACACTACAAAAGGACCACAAATTTTACTATCACGTTCTCATCCGGGATTGCTGAAGAGATTGTTCGAGCTAGAAGTTCCTGAGATTTTTGATGGCGTAGTTGAGATTCGTTCTGTTGCCCGTGAAGCAGGATTCCGTTCCAAAATTGCGGTTTACTCTCGTAATAATGAAGTGGATCCGGTTGGTTCATGTGTAGGACCAAAGGGGAACCGCGTACAGACCATCGTAAATGAACTTCGTGGTGAGAAAATAGATATCGTTCGCTATTCGGAAAGTGTTGAAGAGTACGTAGCTAATGCACTTAGTCCTTCGAAAGTGCTTGAAGTTGAAGTCTTCGAGACTGAGAAAATGGCGCGGGTTATCGTTCCTGATTATCAATTATCACTTGCTATTGGGATCAAAGGTCAAAATGCCCGGTTGGCAGCTAAACTGACAGGATGGAAAATCGACATTAAGAGCGAGAGCCAAGCGGAAGAGGAATTCGGAAGAGAAAGAAGTCAGCTGGAGGAACTCGATCAAGATTCCATCTCCGTCGATTAAACTATAAGAGGTAGTTCAAAAAGTCATCTTTTGATCACGAAGCATATCACAAGAAGCGGAATCGACATCGAATCTTGAATTCAGCCGGGCCTTCCGGTGCTCACGTAGGTTTTGCTAGCGATTGCTTCCGAAGCCGTTTTCTCCGAAAACGTGTAGCTCCGCTCCTCATGCCCTAGCTTCATCCAACCTTCTTGGTGCTGAAAATCTGACTTTTTGAACACATATTATAAGGGACGGGAGTGTGGTCGAAATGAAAACCAGAAAAATACCGCTTCGAAAATGCGTTGCTTGTGGCGAGATGATGCCTAAGAAATCATTGATTCGTGTTGTACGTTCGCCTGAAGGCGAGGTTTCGATTGATTTAACGGGCAAAAAGTCGGGGAGAGGAGCCTACTTGTGCGGGAAAGAGTCCTGCTTCAAGTTGGCTCATAAGAACCGGGCACTTGATCGAGCGCTAAAAGCAACAGTTGGTCCAGAGGTTTACGAACAACTGGCTCGTGATTTTCTAGCAGTCGAGGAGGAATTCCTCGCTGAGCGGGATAAGGAAGAGGGAGACGATGAGTAAGGTATTGTCCGGACTCGGCCTTGCGATGCGAGCAGGAAAAATAGTGACCGGTGATGAGAGCGTATTAAAAGCCGTTCGGTCTGCTGAGGCAAAACTAGTTATCGTTGCTGGGGATGCATCCGCTAATACTCATAAGAAATTTCGTGACAAATGCGGAACCTATAAAGTTCCTTTGATCATTGGATTTGACCGGGAACGGCTTGGAGCCAGTGTAGGGAAACCGGAACGGATTGTTATTGGACTCATGGATCAGGGATTTGCTGACATGATTCGAAAAACCATCGTTAAAACGTCGGAGGTGGAGTATATTGAGTAAACAAGAAAACAAGGATAAACTCAGAGTATACGAATACGCTAAATCGCTCAATATGAGTAGCAAAGAAATTATTACAATTCTTAAACGCTTGGATATCCCTGTTAACAACCATATGAGTGTTATGGAGAATAACGCGGTTGAATCAGTGGAAAAATTTTTCAAGGATATTAAGAGTAACGCTGCTGCAAAAAGAGAAAACTCAGGACGTACAGAAGCTTCAGCGAAAACTCCCGTTAAATCGTCGGCTCCGGCTTCCGCAGGAGGAAGTCAGACACCGAATTCTTCGGCCGGTGAAGGATCTGGCCAGCGTGGAGAGCAGCGTCGAGACGTTCAAGGAAATACGAATAGTCAAGTTATTAACAAAAATCAACAAGAAAAGCAGGTAAGTATGAATAATAAACCAAATAACACTAACCAAGCTACCACTTCAGGTAGCACTCAAGCAACTCAGGAAAGAACAAATCGTCCATCTAACAGCGGGCAAGGAGCACGCCCAGGACAAGGATCGAGTGGTCAACCAAACCGCAATTCCGGACCTAACCGCTCGCAAGGCCAAAGCGGCGGCGCATCATCCGGATTTTCTCGTCCAGGAACGAGTACTCCAAATCGTAGTTCCCAGCCTCAGGCTCGTACTGCGTCTACTGGTAATGATTCAAATAACCGTGGACAAGGCCAAAGCCAAGGTCAAGGTCAAGGACAACGTAAAGGCGGAAACAGCAACTACAACGGTAGTAACAATAGACCGGGACAATCCGGTCAAAGACGTTTTGATGATAATAAAGGTGGTAATTTCAAGAATAACCGCGGCGGTAAGGGCGGCGGTCGTGGCGGTAGAGGTGGGCAACAACAACCTCCACGTGAAAAGATTGATAATACACCGAAGAAAATTATCGTTCGTGGTAATTCCACAGTTGGAGAAACCGCGAAGTTGCTTCATAAAGATGCTTCTGAAGTAATCAAGAAATTGATTTCTCTTGGAGTCATGGCAACGATCAATCAGGAACTCGATATCGAAACTATACTTCTACTTGCCGGCGAATTTGGTGTTGAAGTTGAAGTGAAGATTCCGGTGGAAGATGATCGTTTTGAAACACTTCAAGAGGTTGATGATGAAGCGGATTTGATGGAACGTCCTCCAGTCGTAACGATTATGGGTCACGTCGATCATGGTAAGACAACACTCCTTGATGCGATTCGTTCAACGAACGTAACTGGTGGCGAAGCTGGGGGGATTACTCAGCATATCGGTGCTTACCAAGTTGAGATCAACAACAAGAAGATCACTTTCTTGGATACACCAGGTCACGAAGCGTTTACCGCAATGCGGGCACGTGGTGCACAATTGACCGATATTACAATTATTGTGGTTGCAGCTGACGACGGAGTTATGCCACAAACGGTTGAAGCAGTTAGCCATGCTAAAGCGGCAGGTCTACCTATCATCGTCGCAGTTAACAAAATCGATAAACCAGACGCTAATCCTGATAAAGTAAAGCAAGAGCTTACAGAATATGGACTGGTACCGGAAGAGTGGGGCGGGGATACTATCTTCGTTAACGTTTCGGCTAAACAGAAGATGGGTCTGGAAGAGCTTCTTGAAATGATTCTGCTAGTTGCGGAAGTTAATGAGTATCGTGCAAATCCTAACAAACGTGCTCGCGGTTTGGTTATTGAAGCTGAACTTGATAAGAGTCGTGGTCCGGTAGCTCGCGTACTCGTTCAACATGGTACTCTGAAAGTCGGCGATGCTTTTGTTGCAGGTAACTGCTTTGGTCGTATCCGTGCTATGGTGAATGATAAAGGACGTCGTCTCAAAGAAGTTGGACCTTCTACTCCGGTTGAAATTACCGGTTTAACAGAAGTTCCAAAAGCTGGTGATCCATTCATGGTGTTTGAGGACGAGCGCAAAGCCCGTTCCATTGCTGAGAAACGTGCGATTACTCAACGTCAATCGGATCTTGGTCACAACACCAGAGTTACGCTCGACGATTTGTTCCAACATATTAAAGATGGTGAAATGAAAGACCTTAATGTCATTATCAAAGGTGACGTTCAAGGCTCGGTCGAAGCACTTAAGAGCTCACTTCAGAAGATTGAAGTTGAAGGCGTACGCGTGAAGATTATTCATAGTGGTGCGGGAGCCATTACGGAATCGGATATTATTCTGGCAGCAGCTTCCAATGCGATCGTGATCGGTTTCAATGTTCGTCCTGATTCTCAGACGAAAGCAACTGCTGAACAAGAGAAGGTTGATATCAGACTTCACCGTGTCATTTACAGTGCAATTGAAGAGATCGAACAAGCGATGAAAGGTATGCTTGATCCGGTCTACAAGGAAGTTGTTATTGGCCATGCTGAAGTTCGTAATTTGTTTAAGATTAGCAAAGTGGGAGCCATTGCAGGTTGTATGGTGACTTCTGGTAAGATTACTCGTTCCGCTGAAATGCGCCTAGTTCGTTCAGGCATTGTGGTATACGAGGGTAAAATTGATTCACTCAAACGTTTCAAAGATGATGCAAAAGAGGTTGCTCAAGGTTATGAATGTGGTATTACTCTGGACAACTTTAACGACCTCAAAGAGGGCGACATTATCGAAGCGTTCATCATGGAGACTGTTGAACCGAAGTAAGGTGAGGTGTCATATATGGCAAAAAATCGTACCGGTCGTGTAAGTGAACAAATCAAAAAAGAGTTAAGCATTCTGATTCAAACAGAGCTTAAGGATCCTCGAATTGGATTTGTTACAGTGACTGGCGTTGATGTTACAAACGATTTATCACAAGCAAAAGTATATCTGAGTGTATTCGGTGACGAAGAGAAAAAAGCTGAATCACTGAAAGGGATTGACAAAGCGAATGGATTTTTGCGGACTGAGATTGGAAAGCGAATCCGGTTACGTCATACACCTGAACTGATATTCAAAATTGATGAGTCGGTTGCTTATGGTAGCCGCATCGAGAAGTTGCTTGGTGAAATCACGCACGACGATAAATGAACATTTAAAGGAGACGGCAATGCAGACCAATGAACGGGAGTTCCGGCAGACCACTCAGTTTCTGACGGAACATGATGATTTCCTGGTAGTGTCGCATATTCAGCCGGACGGAGATGCAGTCAGTTCTACCCTTGCGGTGGGCTGGCTTCTCTCATGTCTAGGTAAAAATTACGTTATGGTTAACGAAGGCCCCATTCCTCGGCGGATGTCTTATTTATGGCATAGTGAACAGATCAAGGATCTTTCAGTTGATCCGCTCCAGCATAAGTACAGTCATGTTATTGCCGTAGATTGTGCTGACTATGCTCGAATTGGAAAGGTACGGGAATGCTTCGCTGATAACGCACAAATCTTGAATATTGATCACCATCCTACCAATGATAAATTTGGTGCAGTCAATTTGATTGTACCCGATGCGGCCGCAACGGTAGAAATTTTGTTCGATCTTATTGGGCATCTTGAACTTGAAATGACTCCAGATATCGCAACGGCGATATATACAGGTCTTTTGACCGACACAGGTGGTTTTCGTTATTCCAGCACAACTCCAAAGGTCATGGCAACAGCATCCAAACTATTGGAGTATGGAGTTGATGGGCCTGGCTTATCAGAATTACTTTTAGAGCAGATGACCCTCCCTCAACTACGTTTGTTAACTCGAGCACTGAATCGATTGGTTATCACAGAGGATGGCAAGATCAGCTGGGTGACGATTGATGATGAAGATATGTTAGCAACGGGTGCTATCCATGAAGACTTGGAAGGGATCGTTAATTATCCCCGCAATATTCAGGGGGTTGAAGTTGGTCTTTTATTTAAAGTTATAAATGAAAACGCCGTTAAAGCGAGCATGCGCTCGAATGGAAATGTAGATGTTGCTTCAATCGCTCAAAGCTTCGGTGGAGGGGGACATGTTCGCGCTGCTGGAGCCCGTATTGAAGGGACACTCGAGGATGTTGTATCCCGTGTAGTGGAGCAGGTGAAGGCAAAATTATGAGTTCATATGAAGGTATACTTCCGGTCAATAAACCCGCGGGTTTTACCTCGCATGATGTAGTAGCTAAGACGCGTAGGATTTTAAGCATGAAGCGAATTGGCCATACAGGGACGCTTGACCCAGCGGTAACGGGTGTGCTTCCATTATGCTTAGGCCGAGCGACGCGAATGGTTGAGTACTTGCAGGAATTACCTAAGGAGTATGAGGCAACTCTTTTGCTAGGAGTAGCTACTGATACAGAGGATATCTCGGGTAATGTGATAGAGCAAATGGAGCAGGTTTCCGTTACGGAGGAAGAGGTTCAGTTGGTTCTGTCTCAATTTACTGGAACGATTTCACAAGTTCCGCCGATGTACTCTGCTTTGAAGCAGGACGGTAAGCGCCTCTATGAACTGGCCCGCGAAGGAAAGACCGTAGAGCGTAAACCTCGGGAAGTTACGATCCATGAAATAGAAATGATCTCCTTCAATCCAGAAGGACCACATCCGACTATTTCTTTCCGGGCGCTCTGCTCCAAAGGAACGTATATCCGTACATTATGTGTCGATATTGGTCAGGCACTGGGTGTTCCTGCTACGATGTCTAAGCTTAAACGTACGATGTCGGCAGGTATACCTGAAGCAGCATGTCTGACTCTTGAAGATATAGCAAAGTATGCTGAGGAAGGTACATTAGCGTCCTATTTGCTCCCGGTCGATAAGGCAGTGGAACATCTGCCTGCTCATACGGTGGTAGCAGAGAAGGTACCAGCAGCTCTTCAGGGGCAGAAGCTATCCTCAAATACAATTCACCCTGGGGCGAATCCAGGGGATATTATGCGGCTGTATGGGCCGAATGAACAGTTTTTAGGCATTTTTCGCTTGGAGGAGCATGGTCAGTTTGTGAGACCTGTCAAAGTTTTTCTCCCTGAGTGATTAAGTGCCCATCACAGTGAAATTGCAGGTGAGCCATTGTGGAGACAATAACTTTATCTTATCCTTTACCAGAGGACATTATTGCTAGAGATACTAGACCGCAAGTGATGGCTATTGGCCAGTTTGATGGTTTACATCTAGGTCACGAAAGTGTGATCAAATCTGCGGTTAACTTGGCAGTGCGTTTGGGACTTCCTGCTGCAGTTATGACTTTCCATCCTCATCCGAAAGAAGTCATGAAGAAAGGTGACTATGATGGTTACTTAACTCCACCACATGTGAAAGAACAACTTTTCCGTGAACTTGGAGTTGATTATTTATATATCGTTGATTTTAACGATGACTTCTCCCAAGTAAGCCCACATCATTTTGTGTGTGACATGTTGTTACCATTGAAAGTTCATACCGCCGTAGTTGGCTTCGACTTCCGTTATGGATACCGTGGTGAAGGACATGCGGATACGCTACGTGAATTAAGCGGGAATACGATGGAAGTTTGCACGATGCCAGCTTTTCTTATCCATGATGAAAAAGTCAGCAGTTCGGGCATTCGTAAGGCATTACAAGAGGGTAACATCTCTTTGGCCAATCGTTGGCTAGGTAGACGGTACACAATTAACGGCACTGTTATGCATGGTGAGAAGAGGGGCCGCTTGCTAGGATTTCCAACTGCCAATATGAAACCAAACGAACATTTCGTACTTCCAACTAAAGGAGTATATGCTGTTAGAGCCAATTTAGAGGGAGCATCATTCTCAGGTGTCATGAACGTTGGAGTTAAGCCAACTTTTCACAGTGATGTAGTAGCACCGTCTTTGGAAATTCATCTACTTGACTTCAATGGCGACCTATATGGTAAGCAGTTGGAAGTAGAGCTAGTAGAATTTATTCGGGCAGAACGCAAATTTGAATCCGTTGAGAAATTAATTGCTCAAATCAAAGTAGATGCTGAGACGGCAAGAGGAATGCTCCTATCTGTGAAATAAAGAGAACGTTCAATATTTTGTGGATTTTTGAATACTCGCTTTAAATTAAGAATAGCGGCATTTACTTTCATCAGCGGGATATGATATACTGATAGACGTTGTTCATGGTAAGAGAGTTGATCTTAAATCATGGCACAAATAACCTTAGCTTGGTTAATCGGTCCTCACCGCCCGACAACGAGGCTAATGGCGATTATGATAAAGGAGGTGAACAGGATGGCATTGACTCAAGAACGTAAACACCAATTGATTGCAGAGCACAAAACTCATGAATCCGATACAGGATCTCCAGAGGTGCAAATTGCTATCCTTACGGAGAACATCGTGAACTTGACGGACCACTTGCGTACACACAAGAAGGACCATCATTCCCGTCGCGGTCTTTTGAAAATGGTTGGACAACGTCGTAGTTTGTTGGCTTACTTGAAGAAAAAAGACGTGAGACGTTACTCCGCATTGATCGAGAAACTCGGATTGCGTCGTTAATTTTGACATGATTAGCCAAAGCAGCCTGGTGGCCGCCGGATACGCTATTGAAGCGAGACGGGGTGTCACTGGGTTGCTTTTTAAAGTCATGGAAATGAATACGCTACTCAGGAAAATTTCACTACAATTTCGATGGGCACCGCAAGGTGCTTTTCTTATGAATTGAGCAAAAGAAGGAAATAATGGAGTCTGTAACGAACTTGTATGTTTGATAAGGAGGGATCTCATGGAGAAACATGTGAAAATGCAGTTAGGAGGAAGACCTCTTATACTGGAAACTGGTCGTTTGGCTAAGCAAGCAAATGCAGCAGTAATGGTACGCTATGGCGATACAGCTGTATTATGTACAGTAACGGCGTCCCCTGGACCAAAGGATCTGGATTTCTTTCCACTCACCGTTAATTATGAAGAAAAACTGTATGCAGTAGGGAAAATCCCTGGTGGTTTCATTAAGCGGGAAGGACGTCCAAGTGAGAAAGCAATTCTTGCTAGCCGTTTGACTGACCGTCCGATTCGTCCGTTGTTCCCGGAAGGCTTCCGGAATGATGTACAAATCGTAAATCTTGTCATGAGTGTGGATCAAGATTGCCAACCAGATATCGCAGCTATGATTGGTACCTCGGCAGCGCTAAGTATTTCGGATGTTCCATTTAATGGCCCGATTGGTAGCGTAGCTGTTGGTCGGATTAATGGAGAATTCATCATCAATCCAACGATCTCTCAGCAAGAAGCTAGCGACATTTATGTTGTGGTGGCTGGTACTAAAGACGCGATTATGATGGTTGAAGCTGAAGCAAATGAAGTACCTGAAGAAGTCATGCTGGAAGCGATCATGTTTGGTCATGATGAAATCAAGAATATCGTAGCTGTCATTGAGGAACTCGTCAAAATTGCCGGTAAAGAGAAGATGGAAGTGAAGCTTCATGCCGTAAATGCTGATGTTAATTCCGCTGTACGTGATTTTGCTGCTGCACGCTTGGTTGAAGCGGTAAAAGTAGCAGAGAAACATGCACGTCAAGAAGCAATTGACGCAATTAATGATGAGACGGTAGCATTCTTCGCGGAGAAGTACATAGAATCTCCGGAACTCTTGAACGATGTGAAGGAAGTTCTTCACGATATCGTTAAGGAAGAAGTCCGCCGCTTGATTACGCATGATAAAGTACGTCCTGATGGCCGGAAATTGGACGAGATTCGTCCGATCGATTGCGACATCGACTTGCTACCTCGTACTCATGGTTCAGGTCTATTTACACGTGGACAAACTCAAGCACTGAGTATCTGTACCCTTGGAGCTTTGGGTGATGTACAAATTTTGGACGGTATTCATTTGGAAGAGTCCAAACGATTCATGCATCATTACAATTTCCCTCCGTTTAGCGTTGGTGAAGCTCGTCCGCTCCGCCCACCGGGTCGTCGTGAAATTGGACATGGAGCACTTGGCGAAAGAGCACTTTCCAAGGTAATTCCTTCTGAAACGGAATTCCCATATACGATTCGTCTTGTATCTGAGGTTATCGAATCAAATGGTTCTACTTCCCAAGCTAGTATTTGTGCAAGTACCTTGGCCATGATGGATGCAGGTGTACCAATCAAAGCACCGGTTGCTGGTGTTGCGATGGGTCTCATTAAGGATGGGGAACATGTATCGATTCTGACAGATATTCAGGGTATGGAAGATCATTTGGGAGATATGGACTTCAAAGTAGCAGGAACAGCTGAAGGTGTAACTGCAATTCAAATGGATATTAAAATTGATGGTATCGATCGTCAAATTTTATCTGATGCATTGTCTCAAGCTAGAGAAGGACGCATGCATATCCTCTCTAAAATGATGGAACGTATTGATAAACCGAAGGCGCATTTATCTAAATATGCACCTAAGATTATCATTATTAATATCAATCCGGACAAAATCCGTGATGTTATCGGACCTGGTGGGAAAATCATCAACAAGATCATCGAGGAAACTGGTGTGAAGATCGACATCGAGCAAGATGGCCGAGTATTTATCGCTTCTACAGATGAGGAAATGAATAATAAAGCTCGCTCTATTATTGAGGGAATCGTCAAGGAAGTTGTAGTCGGTGAAATTTACATCGGTACGGTTAAACGGATTGAGAAATTTGGCGCTTTTGTTGAGATCCTACCGGGTAAAGACGGTTTGGTGCATATTTCACAACTGTCAACAGAACGTGTTGCCAAGGTGGAAGATGTCGTTGCGATCGGCGATTCAATAACTGTTAAAGTTACTGAAATTGATCAACAGGGTCGTATTAATCTTTCCCGCAAAGTAGTTCTGACCGCACAGTCGGAGTAATTTTATTCATACTCAATAGACTCTAGCCTGCGGCAAAAGAGACGGAATGTATTCATTCTGGCTCTTTTTTACTTTTTCCTCATATTAAAATACGAATGTTCTGAGAAACACTACCCTTCCTTCTGCATAAACCTGAACGTGTCCACATATGATGAGGACAAAACCAGGTTGAAGGGATGGGCCTGTCATGAATCGAAAAAAATATGCAGTCATATTATTCTGTGTGATGACGGTGTTGGTCATTGGACAGTTTACAGGGGTTAGGGCGTTTGTACAGGGTGTAGAGGGAGGGCAAAACGGTAGCTATGCATTTAGGCTGTTTAATGACGGTGAAGCGGAGAATACACTTCTTAGTAAAATTCAAGAGGAGGCCGCTAAGCGGAGAATTGAACCTGTAGATGCCGTAGTAGATCGTGTGTGGAAAGCAATCCCAGGGTATAATGGATTGGAAGTAGATATAGACAGCACGTATAAGAAGGCTAAAACAGCACCAGAAGGCGCGGAGATCCAGTATGTTTATCGGGAGATTAAACCCCGAATCAGTTTGGATGATTTGGAGCCACAGCCTATTTACCGAGGGAATCCAGCCAAGCCAATGGCCGCGCTGATGATTAATGTTGCTTGGGGCAATCAGTATATCGTACCCATGCTGGATACGTTAGATGAGGCTAAGGTAAAGGCTACTTTTTTTCTGGATGGTAGTTGGTTGAAGAAAAACGTTGAATTAGCTCAGGAGATTCAGAGACGTGGTCACCAGA is part of the Paenibacillus segetis genome and encodes:
- the pnp gene encoding polyribonucleotide nucleotidyltransferase — its product is MEKHVKMQLGGRPLILETGRLAKQANAAVMVRYGDTAVLCTVTASPGPKDLDFFPLTVNYEEKLYAVGKIPGGFIKREGRPSEKAILASRLTDRPIRPLFPEGFRNDVQIVNLVMSVDQDCQPDIAAMIGTSAALSISDVPFNGPIGSVAVGRINGEFIINPTISQQEASDIYVVVAGTKDAIMMVEAEANEVPEEVMLEAIMFGHDEIKNIVAVIEELVKIAGKEKMEVKLHAVNADVNSAVRDFAAARLVEAVKVAEKHARQEAIDAINDETVAFFAEKYIESPELLNDVKEVLHDIVKEEVRRLITHDKVRPDGRKLDEIRPIDCDIDLLPRTHGSGLFTRGQTQALSICTLGALGDVQILDGIHLEESKRFMHHYNFPPFSVGEARPLRPPGRREIGHGALGERALSKVIPSETEFPYTIRLVSEVIESNGSTSQASICASTLAMMDAGVPIKAPVAGVAMGLIKDGEHVSILTDIQGMEDHLGDMDFKVAGTAEGVTAIQMDIKIDGIDRQILSDALSQAREGRMHILSKMMERIDKPKAHLSKYAPKIIIININPDKIRDVIGPGGKIINKIIEETGVKIDIEQDGRVFIASTDEEMNNKARSIIEGIVKEVVVGEIYIGTVKRIEKFGAFVEILPGKDGLVHISQLSTERVAKVEDVVAIGDSITVKVTEIDQQGRINLSRKVVLTAQSE
- a CDS encoding polysaccharide deacetylase family protein → MNRKKYAVILFCVMTVLVIGQFTGVRAFVQGVEGGQNGSYAFRLFNDGEAENTLLSKIQEEAAKRRIEPVDAVVDRVWKAIPGYNGLEVDIDSTYKKAKTAPEGAEIQYVYREIKPRISLDDLEPQPIYRGNPAKPMAALMINVAWGNQYIVPMLDTLDEAKVKATFFLDGSWLKKNVELAQEIQRRGHQIENHAYSHPNMSQLDESRARLEISKTKDLLKEKLGVENRWFAPPSGDFNDRTVRQAADQGLKTVLWTLDTVDWKNPPPSSVIAKISKKVEPGSLILMHPTASSSEALKEIIQTIQHKGLKLGTVDETLSSSRVNTPGS